A window of the Candidatus Nitrosotalea okcheonensis genome harbors these coding sequences:
- a CDS encoding NOP5/NOP56 family protein yields MHSVILTELGIAVFDDNKCVKSFPFSNPATQYVEIKKEQVSLNELEHFLTNLGSIVVVNDSSLLKLLRKKSIEADIMDEKKIETIQSSKLRVLVDSGFATNEGDARGKLRDFALSLSSSRVTEISESPDLHIIQAINTLDEIDKIINLLSSRVREWYGLHFPELDNMIDTISGYSKIIMAGRRDDLTQNTYLDAGFPEEKAEMLSLLQKKSRGGQISDENFTIVQSIAKQILDLFELRQSLEKHIESQMQLIAPNISVILGSAVGARILAKAGSLKRLASMPASTIQVLGAEKALFRALKTGAQPPKHGLLFQHQLVHAAPRWQRGKIARAIAAKAAIGARVDIFGAGRNDTLLEKLNIRVTEIGEKYKDEPERPAFQPHRNEEHRDRRFGGDRRFGGGRGGEKRNDWQKNKRKKFGKRRR; encoded by the coding sequence ATGCATTCTGTAATTTTAACAGAGTTAGGTATTGCAGTTTTTGATGATAATAAATGTGTGAAATCGTTTCCATTTTCAAATCCAGCTACACAATATGTAGAGATAAAAAAAGAACAGGTCAGTCTGAATGAGTTAGAACATTTTCTTACTAATTTGGGAAGTATCGTTGTTGTAAACGATTCTTCACTTTTGAAACTTTTGAGGAAAAAATCCATAGAAGCAGACATTATGGATGAAAAAAAGATAGAGACAATCCAGTCTTCAAAATTACGAGTCCTTGTAGATTCTGGATTTGCAACAAATGAAGGAGATGCAAGGGGAAAACTGCGAGACTTTGCACTAAGTCTTTCATCATCAAGAGTTACAGAAATTTCTGAAAGTCCAGACTTGCACATAATTCAAGCAATCAATACATTAGATGAGATTGATAAGATAATCAACTTGCTAAGTTCCAGAGTAAGAGAGTGGTATGGATTACATTTTCCAGAGCTTGATAACATGATAGACACAATCAGTGGATATTCAAAAATCATAATGGCTGGAAGAAGAGATGATCTTACCCAGAACACGTATCTTGATGCAGGCTTTCCAGAAGAGAAGGCTGAGATGTTATCACTATTACAAAAAAAGAGCAGAGGAGGTCAAATCTCAGATGAGAATTTTACCATAGTTCAAAGTATTGCAAAACAGATCTTGGATCTTTTTGAATTAAGACAATCGCTAGAAAAGCACATCGAATCACAAATGCAGTTGATTGCGCCAAATATTTCAGTCATACTTGGCTCTGCAGTAGGAGCAAGAATACTTGCCAAGGCAGGAAGTCTAAAGAGACTTGCAAGTATGCCTGCAAGCACCATCCAAGTTCTTGGCGCTGAAAAGGCTCTATTTAGAGCTCTCAAGACTGGAGCACAGCCACCAAAGCACGGTTTACTATTTCAGCATCAACTAGTTCATGCAGCTCCACGATGGCAGAGAGGCAAAATTGCAAGAGCAATAGCTGCAAAAGCTGCAATTGGTGCAAGAGTGGATATCTTTGGCGCTGGAAGAAATGATACGCTACTTGAAAAACTCAACATACGTGTTACCGAAATAGGAGAAAAATACAAGGACGAGCCTGAGAGGCCAGCCTTCCAGCCACACAGAAATGAGGAACATAGAGACAGAAGGTTTGGAGGAGACAGAAGGTTTGGAGGAGGAAGAGGTGGAGAAAAGAGAAACGACTGGCAAAAAAACAAGAGAAAGAAGTTTGGAAAACGAAGAAGATAA
- a CDS encoding fibrillarin-like rRNA/tRNA 2'-O-methyltransferase, whose amino-acid sequence MENEEDNIFWVKSEGEKRLATINLVPGNQVYREKLVKIDDEEFRIWDPYRSKLGAAIMNGLEILPIVRKSNVLYLGVSTGTTASHVSDIVGPSGIVFAVEHSSRVARDFLERVASFRSNIVPILQDARSPKQYFSVYGPVDIVYVDIAQPDQTEIAILNCKTYLKKGGYMMLVIKTRSIDVTREPAQVMRSEAKKLSANFEIVQEINLEPYEGDHGMIVAKYLG is encoded by the coding sequence TTGGAAAACGAAGAAGATAATATTTTTTGGGTAAAAAGCGAGGGAGAAAAGAGGCTTGCAACCATAAATCTCGTGCCCGGAAATCAAGTCTATAGAGAAAAGCTAGTCAAGATAGATGATGAAGAGTTTAGAATATGGGATCCTTATCGTAGCAAACTCGGTGCTGCGATAATGAATGGCCTTGAGATTTTGCCCATTGTCAGAAAGTCCAATGTTCTTTATCTAGGAGTATCAACTGGAACAACTGCAAGTCATGTATCAGACATCGTTGGTCCAAGTGGAATTGTTTTTGCAGTAGAGCACTCAAGTAGAGTTGCAAGAGATTTTCTGGAAAGAGTAGCTTCGTTTAGATCAAACATCGTTCCAATTTTACAGGATGCGCGTAGTCCCAAACAATATTTTTCAGTATATGGTCCTGTTGATATTGTCTATGTAGATATTGCCCAGCCAGACCAGACAGAGATTGCAATATTAAATTGCAAAACATATCTGAAAAAAGGCGGATATATGATGCTAGTGATAAAAACGAGAAGTATCGATGTTACAAGAGAGCCAGCTCAGGTAATGCGCTCAGAGGCCAAAAAACTATCTGCCAACTTTGAGATAGTCCAAGAGATAAACTTGGAACCTTATGAAGGAGACCATGGCATGATTGTGGCAAAATATCTAGGATGA
- the rnhB gene encoding ribonuclease HII, with product MLVCGVDDAGRGSVLGPLVISGISIEQKNIKQLVKIGVKDSKQLSPQSREKLYGQILSIVEGYHVAKISPKTIDKSVSKNLLNKLEADYMAKVIKKLEADSSYVDSCDVNPKRFGLYISNIVKTGKIVSSHHADRKYPVVSAASIIAKVNRDRAIEKLRKSHDLGSGYPSDPKTMWFIKEWISKNGNVPEFVRKSWKPVKILLSVSS from the coding sequence ATGCTAGTCTGCGGAGTCGACGACGCAGGACGGGGTTCAGTTCTCGGTCCACTTGTAATATCTGGGATATCTATTGAACAAAAAAATATAAAACAGCTTGTTAAGATTGGCGTCAAAGACTCAAAACAACTCAGTCCTCAATCACGAGAAAAATTATACGGGCAGATACTATCTATTGTAGAAGGTTATCACGTTGCAAAAATTTCTCCAAAGACAATAGATAAGAGCGTCAGTAAAAATCTGTTAAACAAACTTGAAGCAGACTATATGGCCAAAGTTATAAAAAAACTGGAGGCAGACTCATCATATGTTGACTCATGTGACGTAAACCCAAAACGGTTTGGTCTCTACATATCAAATATAGTCAAGACTGGAAAAATCGTTTCAAGTCATCATGCTGACAGAAAATACCCTGTGGTCTCTGCAGCTTCAATCATTGCAAAAGTAAACAGAGACAGGGCTATAGAAAAACTACGAAAGAGTCACGATTTGGGAAGTGGATATCCATCTGATCCTAAAACTATGTGGTTCATCAAGGAATGGATATCTAAAAATGGAAATGTTCCTGAATTTGTTAGAAAGAGCTGGAAACCAGTCAAAATCTTGTTGAGTGTCTCATCCTAG
- a CDS encoding GAF domain-containing protein: MLDEIDKVILSHLGRNARISSQEIASTLQGIGCTITDRAVRQRLVRLDKNKSILGYSVILNPNLVSDKVNRTILVKFKFSKNISDGINRLTRYLNESSFCIYSARLSGDFDWVCHFVFSSIEQYDLETNNFLNRFADVISDFRSYESKATKSAPYVLFDEHVVNEKKLQVYTILNSIKKYDSLNDRLQSIVENLVKYFNAKFARIWFYDKKSKTLILKYSAGKYKNINGEFSRVSQNSLKIGSIVKTKRPAVSNDVVHDPRIKYHEWAKKEKIRSFAGYPILYKSEVVAVLAIFSGKSLTPSDFEILGIFSDQLSKELSGFFETKDFLLI; the protein is encoded by the coding sequence ATGCTCGATGAGATAGACAAAGTAATACTCTCTCATCTGGGAAGAAATGCAAGAATTTCCTCACAGGAGATAGCCAGTACACTTCAAGGCATTGGCTGTACAATTACCGATAGAGCTGTACGACAAAGACTCGTAAGGCTTGACAAAAACAAATCGATTCTAGGGTATTCTGTTATTTTGAATCCAAATCTAGTATCAGATAAAGTCAACAGGACAATACTTGTTAAATTCAAATTTTCTAAGAATATTTCAGATGGAATTAACAGGTTGACAAGATATCTAAACGAGTCTTCCTTTTGTATCTATTCAGCAAGACTGAGCGGAGATTTTGACTGGGTTTGTCATTTTGTCTTCTCATCAATAGAACAATACGATCTTGAAACAAACAATTTTCTAAATAGATTTGCAGATGTGATATCTGATTTTCGTTCCTATGAATCAAAGGCTACAAAATCTGCGCCTTATGTCCTATTTGATGAACATGTGGTTAATGAAAAAAAGCTTCAAGTGTATACCATATTGAATTCTATTAAAAAGTATGACAGTCTAAATGATCGACTCCAGTCCATAGTAGAGAATCTTGTAAAATATTTCAATGCCAAGTTCGCACGAATCTGGTTTTATGACAAGAAATCAAAAACACTGATTCTAAAATACAGTGCAGGCAAGTACAAGAACATAAATGGTGAGTTTTCCAGAGTATCTCAAAATTCTTTAAAAATTGGTTCTATTGTAAAGACAAAGAGACCCGCGGTTTCAAATGATGTGGTACATGATCCCAGAATAAAATATCACGAATGGGCAAAAAAAGAGAAGATCAGGTCTTTTGCAGGGTATCCAATATTGTACAAGAGTGAAGTTGTAGCTGTTTTAGCTATTTTCAGTGGAAAATCACTCACACCAAGCGATTTTGAGATCCTAGGAATATTCTCAGACCAGCTCTCAAAGGAGCTTTCGGGTTTTTTTGAAACAAAAGACTTTCTTCTCATTTGA
- a CDS encoding tRNA (guanine-N1)-methyltransferase, whose product MESELVEITEGSTKLLVPRESLSEKTPPKEPAFFNPRARISRDFSIIAYSAFLKNFKGPKIFLDSLAGIGARSIRVANEIESIEKVIANDVNQQALEIGKSIAKLNQVTKCDFSENEACRFLSLHSTRDGRGAIVDVDPFGSPSRYLDCAMRATFHGGLLSVTATDMTVLHGIFPEACQRKYYGTPIRTIYGNEIALRLILGCMNMVAGRMDIMISPLFVQHNMHYYKAYVKILVRTNTKNCMGYILHCDNCGNRKVVRDIEHICNICNSKAKLAGPLWTEDLYDKNFIDSMVVEEKNMTIDKSCKAVLEKCQEEIGMPPTYFTLDEIGHRKQSAPPSLSKIIEKIREVGKKATRTSMNPTGFKTDATIDEILALV is encoded by the coding sequence TTGGAATCCGAACTTGTAGAAATAACAGAAGGGAGTACAAAACTTTTGGTGCCAAGGGAATCTCTATCAGAAAAAACACCCCCAAAGGAACCTGCATTTTTCAACCCAAGGGCAAGAATTAGTAGAGATTTTTCAATAATAGCATATTCTGCATTTCTTAAAAACTTCAAGGGCCCAAAGATCTTTTTAGATTCACTTGCCGGTATTGGAGCAAGAAGCATAAGAGTTGCAAACGAAATAGAATCAATAGAGAAAGTAATAGCAAATGATGTCAACCAGCAAGCCTTAGAGATTGGGAAAAGTATTGCAAAATTAAATCAAGTTACAAAATGCGATTTTTCAGAAAATGAAGCTTGTAGGTTTTTGAGTCTGCACTCAACAAGAGATGGACGCGGTGCAATTGTAGATGTGGATCCATTTGGTTCACCCTCGCGTTATCTTGATTGTGCAATGAGGGCAACATTTCATGGCGGACTCTTGTCGGTAACAGCTACTGACATGACTGTATTACATGGAATATTTCCAGAGGCATGCCAGCGCAAGTATTATGGAACTCCCATTAGAACAATATACGGAAATGAGATAGCATTACGATTGATTCTAGGATGCATGAATATGGTGGCAGGTAGAATGGACATTATGATATCGCCACTATTTGTCCAGCACAACATGCATTACTACAAGGCCTATGTCAAGATACTTGTTAGAACAAATACCAAAAATTGCATGGGATATATTTTACATTGTGATAATTGTGGGAACAGAAAAGTTGTACGTGACATAGAGCACATATGCAATATTTGTAATTCAAAGGCAAAACTTGCAGGACCTCTTTGGACAGAAGATCTATACGACAAAAATTTTATCGATTCCATGGTAGTAGAGGAAAAAAACATGACAATTGACAAGTCTTGTAAAGCTGTACTTGAAAAATGCCAAGAAGAGATAGGCATGCCTCCCACATATTTCACTCTAGATGAGATTGGACATAGAAAGCAATCTGCCCCACCCTCTCTTTCCAAAATAATAGAAAAGATCAGAGAAGTAGGCAAAAAGGCTACAAGAACAAGCATGAATCCCACAGGATTCAAGACAGATGCCACTATTGATGAGATTCTAGCATTGGTTTAA
- a CDS encoding RlmE family RNA methyltransferase translates to MKLIDARRDLYRRLAHKEGYRSRAAYKLKELNTSYRIIGPGFFVLDLGCSPGGWSQVAHELSGNRGQVMGIDKSYVEEIPEVHFVRGDIEDESIVEQVFDYFGGKVNAVICDLSPTVTGMWDVDHTRQISLNYAASKIMDQVLAKKGNALFKVFDGQYSIEFRDYIRKKFAKVQLRKPQASRKSSSELYYVCLGYLGN, encoded by the coding sequence ATGAAATTAATCGATGCAAGGCGTGACTTGTATAGGAGACTAGCGCATAAAGAGGGATATCGAAGCAGAGCTGCATACAAACTAAAAGAACTAAACACATCATACAGAATAATAGGTCCTGGATTTTTTGTCTTGGATTTGGGTTGCTCTCCTGGTGGATGGAGTCAAGTCGCACATGAACTTTCAGGAAACAGAGGGCAAGTTATGGGTATTGACAAATCATATGTAGAAGAAATTCCTGAGGTCCATTTTGTCAGGGGAGATATTGAAGATGAATCTATTGTGGAACAAGTTTTTGATTATTTTGGAGGCAAAGTGAATGCTGTCATCTGTGACTTGTCTCCGACAGTGACTGGAATGTGGGATGTAGACCACACAAGACAAATCTCACTCAATTATGCGGCAAGCAAGATAATGGATCAGGTGTTAGCAAAAAAAGGCAATGCGCTCTTCAAGGTCTTTGATGGTCAGTATTCTATTGAGTTTAGAGACTATATTCGAAAAAAATTTGCCAAGGTACAATTGAGAAAACCCCAAGCGAGTAGGAAATCAAGCAGTGAACTGTATTATGTCTGCTTGGGATATCTTGGAAATTAA
- a CDS encoding transcriptional regulator yields the protein MAKKEKKLIKKSEDKKEVAKAEKKKELPKADKKAESDKLEKKKSKVDKKKETELSEEELEAIDEKEIENFQIEGLDMDKLKTTVLGLVAKRGDNGMFQSELWKKLKLSSRDGSRLALKLERQHLVKREKILENGRWTYKLMIAHVPVTTQSIESAPCLICPVESKCTLEGEISPRTCPLIEQWVLTDLSTKKAKK from the coding sequence ATGGCTAAAAAAGAAAAAAAACTAATCAAAAAGTCTGAAGACAAGAAGGAAGTAGCCAAGGCAGAGAAGAAAAAAGAATTACCAAAAGCTGACAAGAAAGCAGAATCTGATAAGCTAGAAAAGAAAAAGTCTAAAGTCGACAAGAAAAAGGAGACTGAACTTTCAGAAGAAGAACTTGAAGCAATTGACGAAAAAGAGATCGAAAATTTCCAGATAGAAGGCCTTGACATGGATAAATTAAAGACAACTGTATTGGGTTTGGTTGCAAAACGTGGCGACAACGGCATGTTCCAAAGTGAGCTTTGGAAAAAACTAAAACTTTCAAGCAGGGATGGCTCAAGACTTGCACTAAAACTTGAAAGACAGCACTTGGTAAAAAGAGAGAAAATTCTTGAAAATGGACGTTGGACTTACAAGCTAATGATTGCACATGTACCGGTAACAACACAATCAATAGAATCTGCTCCTTGTCTGATATGTCCCGTGGAATCAAAATGTACGCTTGAAGGCGAAATTAGTCCGAGAACTTGTCCTTTGATTGAACAATGGGTATTGACAGATCTCTCTACGAAGAAGGCTAAAAAATGA
- a CDS encoding AAA family ATPase, with amino-acid sequence MRLRKFRVQGYRCIHDSGEIKVGDLAAFVGRNESGKTTILEALTLLNKDTKLSELDLCDEMNEELKSEIRLAEGEFVLSEKETSLIREKFPNLQDIRKMKIYRTNKHARVQYDFGDVKISGEASKRLNSWENFVERIKSFVEAMPNPIRIRVDTKFLNAPPPRTREVFMDMMAEFNNNIYLIASQEPRVISEWKDIYQDLETIFDNMLIGTNERSALDNFIEDKLHPRFVYFSDYKKILGNIDLEEFVRETKGIKAKGLEYVEEFDKAETVNNLFYLAELDAQKLEEVRSSPSRLIKLLHTSSRRLSEKLNPAWKGDPIHVELRWNPGNVLSVVISDVHKDGTVTNTGLLNRRAEGFKWTFSFIVNFAAETQKAELKEAILLLDEPARNLHPAQQRGISDLLKGLAGSNQILYATHSPFMIFDYTQGNLLVVELDKRRHLSKIYYDYWNADDQTLIPILYGLSRGLVESIVDKQIGFNSRPVIIVETMSDCMYLNAFDRFLKDPNLSMNPLNIVAAYNKNSVMPLAVFYKNHGYDTFILLDNTEESRKISTELQSNEFKSVQMVFFELAGQPKLFIEDLLMEDDYLYAVNQTYEVRLRKEGYVTLTKDQVASKGKKSIIDNLNEIWKENQHLGWEKFDREDICRYICEKIVLGETDFLSDKTKDQFRSLYRLIAERIRQNQNLGIQSSATGNR; translated from the coding sequence ATGCGACTTAGAAAATTTAGAGTTCAAGGCTATCGTTGCATTCATGATTCAGGGGAAATCAAAGTTGGGGATCTTGCAGCATTTGTTGGAAGAAATGAAAGTGGAAAAACTACAATTTTGGAAGCTCTCACGTTACTTAACAAAGATACAAAACTTTCCGAATTAGATTTATGTGATGAAATGAATGAGGAACTCAAATCAGAGATAAGACTTGCAGAGGGAGAGTTTGTGTTAAGTGAGAAAGAGACTTCACTAATTCGAGAGAAATTTCCTAACCTTCAGGACATAAGAAAAATGAAAATCTATAGGACGAATAAACATGCCAGAGTACAATATGATTTTGGCGATGTAAAAATCAGTGGCGAGGCAAGTAAAAGACTCAATTCTTGGGAAAATTTTGTAGAGAGAATCAAGTCTTTTGTGGAAGCTATGCCAAACCCAATACGAATCAGAGTTGATACCAAATTTCTAAATGCCCCACCACCACGAACTAGAGAAGTCTTTATGGACATGATGGCCGAATTTAACAATAACATTTACCTAATTGCATCACAGGAACCTCGGGTGATTTCAGAATGGAAGGATATCTACCAAGATTTGGAAACCATATTTGACAACATGTTAATAGGAACAAACGAACGTTCTGCCCTAGATAATTTCATAGAGGATAAGTTACATCCAAGATTTGTTTACTTTTCAGATTATAAAAAAATACTTGGAAATATTGATCTTGAAGAATTTGTCAGGGAGACAAAAGGGATTAAAGCAAAGGGATTAGAATATGTTGAAGAATTTGACAAGGCAGAGACTGTAAATAATTTATTTTATTTAGCAGAGCTTGATGCCCAGAAGCTAGAAGAGGTTAGAAGCAGTCCATCAAGATTGATAAAATTATTACACACTTCAAGTAGGAGGCTCAGTGAGAAACTTAACCCGGCGTGGAAGGGAGACCCCATCCATGTTGAACTTAGATGGAATCCAGGAAATGTTTTGAGTGTAGTCATATCAGATGTACATAAGGATGGCACTGTGACAAATACAGGGTTACTTAACAGAAGGGCAGAAGGATTCAAGTGGACTTTTTCATTCATCGTAAACTTTGCAGCTGAAACTCAAAAGGCAGAATTAAAGGAAGCAATACTTTTACTTGACGAGCCTGCAAGAAATCTCCATCCTGCACAGCAGAGAGGAATTTCAGACTTGCTAAAAGGACTTGCAGGATCTAATCAAATACTTTATGCAACTCACTCACCTTTTATGATATTTGATTATACGCAAGGAAATCTGTTGGTGGTAGAGCTTGACAAGAGAAGACATCTAAGTAAGATCTATTATGATTATTGGAATGCGGACGATCAAACTCTCATTCCAATATTGTATGGTCTATCAAGAGGCCTTGTAGAATCCATAGTAGACAAACAAATAGGCTTTAACTCTAGACCTGTGATAATAGTTGAAACCATGTCAGATTGTATGTATCTGAATGCATTTGACAGATTCCTAAAGGATCCAAATCTTTCTATGAATCCACTTAACATAGTTGCAGCATACAACAAGAATTCGGTTATGCCACTTGCAGTATTTTATAAAAATCACGGGTATGATACCTTTATACTATTGGACAATACTGAGGAATCAAGAAAAATTTCTACAGAGCTACAGTCTAATGAATTCAAATCAGTACAAATGGTCTTTTTTGAACTTGCAGGACAACCAAAATTGTTCATTGAGGATCTTTTGATGGAAGATGATTATCTTTATGCTGTAAACCAAACTTATGAAGTTAGATTAAGAAAAGAGGGGTATGTAACATTGACCAAAGATCAAGTGGCAAGCAAGGGCAAGAAAAGCATAATAGACAATCTAAATGAAATTTGGAAAGAAAACCAGCACCTTGGGTGGGAGAAATTTGACAGAGAAGATATTTGCAGGTATATTTGTGAGAAAATAGTATTAGGCGAGACAGACTTTTTATCAGACAAGACAAAGGATCAGTTCAGATCACTATACAGATTGATTGCAGAGAGAATAAGACAGAATCAAAACTTGGGAATCCAGTCATCTGCAACCGGTAATCGATGA